A stretch of the Vicia villosa cultivar HV-30 ecotype Madison, WI unplaced genomic scaffold, Vvil1.0 ctg.000688F_1_1_5, whole genome shotgun sequence genome encodes the following:
- the LOC131630520 gene encoding uncharacterized protein LOC131630520 produces MGEKEKTKNNKKQKHQHPNSQTTKQTSDFSFKPSSEVKGIRFGGQFIVKSFPIRKAKPLELLKVLSFPPTTTPTNKSKSHKLPFPSTTAFLPTNFTILAHQAWHTLTLGLGSKKSKVLVFVFETEAIKCSVDRIWPHEIALGDVNKKLIKGLSGFEMARFKFRKGCLTFYVYAVREIGSFGFLCAEDLKIILESVVELKDFLDHTVMLSMANQRSISFSKSQSQNQNQVAMAH; encoded by the coding sequence ATGGGAGAAAAAGAGAAGACCAAGAACAACAAGAAGCAAAAGCATCAACATCCCAATTCCCAAACAACCAAACAAACCTCAGATTTCTCCTTCAAACCAAGCTCAGAGGTAAAAGGCATAAGATTTGGTGGCCAATTCATAGTAAAATCATTCCCAATCAGAAAAGCCAAACCCCTAGAGCTTCTCAAAGTTCTTTCTTTCCCacccacaacaacaccaacaaacaAATCCAAATCTCACAAACTTCCTTTCCCTTCCACAACAGCCTTCCTGCCAACAAACTTCACAATCCTAGCCCATCAAGCATGGCACACACTAACCCTAGGACTTGGTTCCAAGAAGTCAAAGGTTCTTGTCTTTGTGTTTGAAACTGAGGCTATCAAGTGTTCTGTTGATAGAATTTGGCCTCATGAGATTGCACTTGGTGATGTGAACAAGAAACTCATCAAGGGTCTGTCTGGTTTTGAAATGGCTAGGTTCAAATTCAGAAAAGGGTGCTTGACTTTTTATGTGTATGCTGTTAGGGAAATTGGAAGCTTTGGTTTTCTTTGTGCTGAAGATTTGAAGATCATTCTTGAATCTGTTGTTGAACTTAAGGATTTCTTGGATCATACTGTTATGCTTTCTATGGCAAATCAAAGAAGCATTAGTTTCTCTAAATCTcaatctcaaaatcaaaatcaggtTGCAATGGCTCATTGA